In bacterium, a genomic segment contains:
- a CDS encoding PIN domain-containing protein, whose product MPGKSVRVFLDSNVVVSGLISEVGPPRILLDLVLARISGLHMMTGEYNIVEIERTLRRKLPRALPAWRRYRKLLELEIVPLPEWKEIERYRGTIADKDVPVIVSAIQGKCDLLVTGDRKDFGGLARKSSLPFRIVTPAECVTKLGMWMEALGD is encoded by the coding sequence ATGCCCGGAAAAAGCGTCCGCGTCTTCCTTGATTCGAACGTCGTCGTTTCCGGACTGATCTCCGAGGTCGGGCCGCCCCGCATCCTTCTCGACCTGGTCTTGGCCCGTATCTCCGGCCTGCACATGATGACGGGGGAATACAATATCGTCGAAATCGAACGAACGCTTCGGAGGAAACTTCCCCGAGCCCTACCCGCCTGGCGCCGGTACCGCAAACTTCTCGAACTCGAAATTGTTCCGCTGCCGGAATGGAAAGAAATCGAACGGTATCGAGGAACGATCGCCGACAAGGATGTGCCGGTAATCGTATCCGCCATCCAGGGAAAATGTGACCTGCTGGTCACGGGCGACCGGAAAGATTTCGGGGGCTTGGCAAGGAAATCGTCGCTTCCGTTCCGGATCGTTACCCCGGCAGAGTGCGTGACGAAACTCGGGATGTGGATGGAAGCCCTGGGGGATTGA
- a CDS encoding AbrB/MazE/SpoVT family DNA-binding domain-containing protein, which translates to MGGILPVDAEIRERGQLTIPKSIRTSSRLDEGKRVRVIPLGASILIAPYRPEIEEARGEIRRILEDSGLTAEQILKELAAERDGTFEESYARKKRPRLP; encoded by the coding sequence ATGGGCGGGATCCTGCCGGTCGATGCCGAGATCCGCGAGCGCGGACAGTTGACGATTCCGAAATCCATCCGTACATCCAGTCGTCTGGACGAGGGGAAGCGCGTGCGGGTGATTCCGCTCGGTGCCAGCATCCTGATCGCGCCGTATCGCCCTGAAATCGAGGAAGCACGCGGGGAAATCCGTCGCATCCTGGAAGACTCCGGGCTGACCGCGGAACAGATACTGAAAGAACTCGCCGCCGAACGGGACGGAACCTTCGAGGAGTCGTATGCCCGGAAAAAGCGTCCGCGTCTTCCTTGA
- a CDS encoding NADH-quinone oxidoreductase subunit N — protein sequence MIRGLYSILPELVVIATAIGVLLADLFLPERGKKRLCHLGIAGIAVAILATLSLGPGRIDGFSGMIVHDGVGLFITLTILATALLTLLMATGYSEWEGTQKGEFYALLLFSTAGMLFMAKGTDLMTVFLGLETMSIPIYCLVGFHRNRMTSLEGALKYFLLGAFASGFLLYGIALMYSVTGTTKIPAIAGMIGDLRLYGNPVFVAGVGLLLVGFAFKVSLVPFHMWTPDAYQGAPTVVTAFMAAGVKAAAFAALLRVTLLTFPAIGAVMTNILWVLAFLTMTVGNLSALLQDNVKRMLAYSSIAHAGYILVGLVSGDVAGAQAALFYLPVYAFMNLGAFGVVMLLAHKEDDGYEIGNFRGIGFRYPVLGGLLTLFLVSLAGIPPTAGFIGKFYLFSAAVKNGYVGLAVLGVLNSAVSIYYYLLPVVYMYMLPAPEEVPVPRPPRTAFSLALCVSAAAVLVLGIMPGSVLAFAERSILSLLM from the coding sequence CTGATCCGGGGGCTCTACAGCATCCTCCCGGAACTCGTCGTGATCGCCACGGCGATCGGGGTCCTGCTGGCCGACCTGTTCCTTCCGGAGCGGGGGAAGAAGCGCCTTTGCCACCTCGGTATCGCGGGCATTGCGGTCGCGATCCTGGCCACGCTGTCGCTGGGCCCCGGCCGGATCGACGGGTTCTCCGGGATGATCGTCCACGACGGGGTCGGGCTGTTCATCACCCTGACGATCCTTGCCACCGCGCTGCTCACCCTGCTGATGGCCACCGGCTACTCCGAGTGGGAGGGGACGCAGAAAGGGGAGTTCTACGCCCTGCTCCTCTTCTCCACCGCGGGGATGCTCTTCATGGCGAAGGGGACGGATCTCATGACCGTCTTCCTCGGGCTGGAGACGATGTCGATCCCCATCTACTGCCTGGTCGGGTTCCACCGGAACCGGATGACGTCGCTCGAGGGGGCGCTGAAATATTTCCTTCTCGGGGCGTTCGCCTCGGGGTTCCTCCTCTACGGGATCGCCCTGATGTACTCGGTGACCGGGACGACGAAGATCCCGGCGATCGCGGGGATGATCGGCGACCTGCGGCTCTACGGGAACCCGGTGTTCGTGGCGGGCGTGGGGCTGCTCCTCGTCGGGTTCGCCTTCAAGGTGTCGCTCGTCCCCTTCCACATGTGGACCCCCGACGCGTACCAGGGGGCGCCGACGGTGGTGACGGCGTTCATGGCCGCCGGCGTCAAGGCGGCCGCCTTTGCGGCGCTCCTGCGCGTGACGCTGCTGACCTTCCCGGCGATCGGGGCGGTGATGACGAACATCCTGTGGGTCCTGGCGTTCCTCACCATGACGGTGGGAAACCTGTCGGCCCTGCTCCAGGACAACGTGAAGCGGATGCTCGCCTATTCCTCGATCGCCCATGCGGGGTACATCCTCGTGGGCCTCGTCTCCGGAGACGTCGCCGGCGCGCAGGCGGCCCTCTTCTACCTGCCGGTGTACGCGTTCATGAACCTGGGCGCCTTCGGCGTGGTCATGCTCCTCGCGCACAAGGAGGACGACGGGTACGAAATCGGGAACTTCCGGGGGATCGGTTTCCGCTACCCCGTGCTCGGCGGCCTGCTCACGCTCTTCCTCGTGTCGCTGGCGGGGATCCCGCCGACCGCGGGCTTCATCGGGAAGTTCTACCTCTTCAGCGCGGCGGTGAAAAACGGCTATGTCGGGCTGGCCGTCCTCGGCGTGCTGAACAGCGCCGTGTCGATCTACTACTACCTGCTCCCGGTCGTCTACATGTACATGCTCCCCGCGCCGGAGGAGGTCCCGGTTCCACGGCCCCCGCGCACCGCCTTCTCCCTCGCCCTGTGCGTTTCCGCGGCGGCGGTCCTGGTCCTCGGGATCATGCCCGGCTCCGTCCTCGCGTTCGCCGAGCGGTCGATCCTCTCCCTGCTGATGTAG
- a CDS encoding ankyrin repeat domain-containing protein — MSEKTRIELSDLLVIAFLAPFLLVSCASNPQRMTGAALDGDAAALEGCLRPGSPDINTSVPVEKSQKSCPGETSLTPLQAASCAGHAAIVKKLLDNKADPNLATRTGKTPLAFALNNGKEDVVRLLVQGGAKPDTVDAGGNTALLIAAKRGNLSLAEFLLKNGASAHARNRDGETALMLASDARMAKLLLDAGSDPMQKNNRGESAMQIGARSGDAGTAGIFRELQGKLRGEVDEELAAGDLAAEKGLFDEASARYSAAISKAGGLGGAAVMDARVRVLKTVNGLPNPPALSEKARERLVRSSYVLKNSQNLDQAEKEVASALNADPWWLEGYYNIGILQAKLNRFVISEENLAIYIAAAPPGPRRQAAQDKIYEIRLAREEADKISGVTGQWKDGSGGSYSVAIDGANLRIVSASGLTFSLTLNNNVIKGSVEGGSRSGPHGCTFPGQLHPVNGKLDPDANGMSIDYLWSRYDTKFHYVNMFGAPVAGNCLTCETKCDAVNIIATNNVNLRLVRSGGSAGGSGSGRLGSELRNRRRGR; from the coding sequence ATGAGTGAAAAGACACGCATCGAACTGTCGGACCTCCTGGTGATCGCATTTCTCGCCCCCTTTCTTCTGGTCTCGTGCGCCAGCAATCCGCAGCGTATGACCGGGGCCGCCCTCGATGGCGACGCCGCCGCTCTGGAGGGCTGCCTGCGGCCCGGGTCCCCCGACATCAACACTTCCGTCCCGGTAGAGAAATCCCAAAAATCGTGTCCGGGCGAAACCTCGTTGACGCCGCTTCAGGCCGCTTCCTGCGCGGGACATGCGGCGATCGTGAAAAAGCTCCTCGACAATAAAGCCGATCCCAACCTCGCGACGCGCACGGGAAAGACGCCCCTGGCCTTCGCGCTGAACAACGGCAAGGAAGACGTGGTCCGCCTTCTCGTGCAAGGCGGGGCGAAGCCGGACACCGTGGATGCCGGCGGAAACACCGCGCTCCTGATCGCCGCGAAGCGGGGAAACCTGTCGCTGGCCGAGTTCCTGCTGAAAAACGGGGCGTCGGCGCATGCCCGGAACCGGGACGGCGAGACGGCCCTGATGCTGGCCTCCGACGCGAGGATGGCGAAACTGCTGCTGGATGCGGGCTCCGACCCGATGCAGAAAAACAACCGGGGCGAATCCGCGATGCAGATCGGGGCCCGGAGCGGGGATGCCGGAACGGCGGGAATTTTCCGGGAACTCCAGGGGAAATTGCGCGGTGAGGTCGACGAGGAATTGGCCGCGGGCGACCTGGCCGCCGAAAAGGGGTTGTTCGACGAGGCGAGCGCCCGGTATTCCGCCGCCATCTCGAAAGCGGGGGGCCTCGGCGGCGCGGCGGTGATGGATGCGCGTGTGAGGGTATTAAAAACCGTCAACGGCTTGCCGAACCCGCCGGCATTGTCGGAGAAGGCGCGCGAGCGTCTCGTCCGCAGCTCCTACGTCCTCAAGAACAGCCAGAACCTCGACCAGGCGGAAAAGGAAGTGGCGTCTGCGCTGAACGCCGATCCCTGGTGGCTCGAAGGGTACTACAACATCGGGATCCTGCAGGCGAAGCTGAACCGGTTCGTCATCTCGGAGGAGAACCTCGCCATCTACATCGCCGCCGCGCCCCCCGGCCCCAGGCGGCAGGCCGCCCAGGACAAGATCTACGAGATCCGGCTGGCCAGGGAGGAGGCCGACAAGATCAGCGGGGTTACCGGCCAATGGAAGGACGGCTCGGGCGGGAGCTACAGCGTCGCCATCGACGGCGCCAACTTGAGGATCGTTTCCGCCAGCGGGCTGACGTTTTCCCTCACCCTCAACAACAACGTCATCAAGGGGTCCGTCGAGGGAGGGTCGCGCTCCGGCCCGCACGGATGCACCTTCCCCGGGCAGCTCCATCCCGTCAACGGGAAGCTCGATCCCGACGCCAACGGCATGTCCATCGATTACCTGTGGTCGCGCTATGACACGAAGTTCCACTACGTCAACATGTTCGGCGCCCCCGTGGCGGGCAACTGCCTCACCTGCGAGACGAAGTGCGACGCCGTCAACATCATCGCCACGAACAACGTCAACCTTCGGCTGGTCCGTTCGGGCGGCTCGGCCGGCGGTTCGGGCAGCGGCCGCCTGGGAAGCGAACTCCGGAATCGCCGGCGCGGGAGATGA